A stretch of DNA from Macrotis lagotis isolate mMagLag1 chromosome X, bilby.v1.9.chrom.fasta, whole genome shotgun sequence:
GATagttctagaagagaaagtgagactggtatcATATCACAGCACCCCCTAGCTCAAATcttattcatgtgcttgtcatggcatccctccctgatgtcatggtcttttttgagtgcaaaggataaacatcatcaacTTAAGAGCCAAACAAAGGTTAAAAGATATTCCTCAGCTTTGAGTAGACTCTAATATACGAGATAACTTGTAAACAATCGTATGCAAACAAGCTATagacaaaagaaataggaaataatgaacagaaggaAGTAAGTATAATTAAGAGGATTTGGGAAAGTCTTCCTATAAAAGGTAGGATTTTATTAGAATCTGGAGAAGTCCAAAGAGgcagagaagaagagggagagatggagTCTCTTGTGCCAGGAATAACAAGGAGATAAGTGTAAGCTGGCTGAAAGAGTATACGGCAGGTGGGGAGAGAGATGTCAGGTATATAAAGGCTAGAAATGTTGGGGGAAGAAGGCTATTAAGAGCTTTGAATCACAGAAATAGGATTTTATATTGGAGCCTGGAGGTGTTTATTGAATAGGAAGTTGAAATGGTGAGATTTAGGCTTAAGGAAGACTACTTTGATAGCTGAGTAAAGGATGAGCTGCAGTGGGAAGAGCTGGGTGACTTCTCTCACCAACCTGTACTATTTCAAAGCACAAAGAACTCTCTCATTTTCTGCTGCTTCCTGTGGGTTCATCTGTATTTGGCCTAGCATCACTTCCCCCTAAGTCAAGGTTATCCAAGTAAACTCACAGCCTTGATGGGACATGATGAGGGATGGGGGGCCATTGATTGGCCAGCTTCTTTGGGAAGACAACCTTCCCTTTATGGTAGTTGTATTAGAATGCCCTGAACTTTTCAGGTTGCTCATGGCAAAAACACCTATTATCTGGCTCAAGGGGCCACGAGGAAGAACTAGATCAGCAACCTTAGCAAAATCAGTCCTAGGCCTTATGCATGAGCTGTGGTACCCTTCCTGCTGCACCCCACCCCCAGTTTTCTAGGAGTCAGttcattcccctccctcttcccctttcacTTTCTTCCCACCCCTCTAGAAtgggcaaactttttttttaaaggaaaacaaaagcaaaacaccaaAAATGAAGAAACCACATTTTTTACAAAAACTAATCAAGTCACTTATAAATTTTCCACCAGCCTGTTAGCTTTGTACTCAAAAGAAAACCAGTTTACACTTTACAATGAAAGCCAAGATCTtaatctcctcttttttttcttcttttttttgtgtgaAACATCAGGGTTttgtgacttacccagtgtcacacagctagtaaatgttaaatgtctgaggctggaattgaactcagactcttgactctagggccagtgcattatctactgtatcacctagatgCCATGCCATCCTAGgtaaaatcccccccaaaaaacctattTTCTTACTCTTTCAGGCAAAATTGTGAAGCTTCTACCAGATGATTCTATTGATTCTATGACTAGATTGGTTCTAGTAAATGCCAtctatttcaaaggaaaatggaaagagcaatttAAGACTAAAGATACAATAGAAAAACCTTTCAGAGTAAACCAGGTGGGTACCTAATGATCAATAACAATATTTATGGAGCATGGTGAATGTTATCCTTTATTGAAATCCTTTTTACACTTTTTACCTAGGTTACTCACTTAGTGGAGGAACAggattattcatttttcaaaccAGAATTGAATAATGCTTTGAACTATAGAACTTCCTTAAGCACAATCCTGACCACACCCTCCCCCTGACCAACGTCAGCCTTGGTTATTCCAAGGACAAAGTTAGAATCATCTCCAGAATTGTACCCCCCATCAAGTATTCCGGGAACACCTGGCCATCTCTGAGTGGCATAGTATCTAAGGAAAGGAGATTAAAGACAGGCAactcctaaataaataaaaatcacagaTACCTTTGAGAGAAGACAAGAGGAAgctactagaaatttggtttagAGCCTGGGGTAGGCAGAAGCACTCAGGGagagtatgcatatatatatgagtatgtggacatatgtagaaatatacacgaatatatacatatatatatatataaatatgtacatacataataGATATcttataaaataaactaaaatatatttgtataaatatagcAGTTCCatgttatataataaatatatatatatattttgaattaaatatttacctaaattaatgtttatttcttCACTTCCTTTAGAATCAAGGAATTAGGGAAGACCTAGAGCTATATCTAttacaactccttcatttttgcaaatgaagaacAGGTTCAGAAATAGTGTGGTTTTGTAGTATTTAGagcagaagggaaggagggggaaaaagaagataggaaacagaaatttattaagtacccgtTATGTGCTAGGCAAATGCTAAATGCttgacaaatatctcatttgagtcttagGAGAACTCAGGGAGGCAGgtcttataattattattacctGTATTAAATTGATAAAACAGAAGGcaaaaaatcattaaatgatttgcccaggatcacatagctaataagtttctgaagctggatttttGAGCttgggtcaatgctctatctactgagatGACTACTTATCAACCAATccatcattaaacatttattaaccatctcTTATGTGATAGGTACTGTAGTATTTGCTGGGCAGAcaaatggagtcaagaggacctgagtttgaatgtgacctcagacacttgatatttactggctatgtgaacttgggcaaatcccttaaccccattctttgcaaaaaacaaaaaataaattgtgtTACAATTAAACAGTTAAGTGTGAAAAATTAAATGCGCATTGAAGTGAAGACTTCACTTGATTTATCTGATAAAAGAATTTTGACTTTGGAATTGGTACTATGAGcaagaaatgaaaattcttaaaaattttcaaaatttgtttgaatttaaaaaacacttaatttccttccatttataCCAAATTTCAtcataatagctagaatttatatgggaatttgtttgcaaagttctttacatgATGCTCATAATAATTTTATGAGGTTTGTTgctaatattatcctcattttacagacgaggaaagcaaggcaaagaggTTATATGCCCCCCCCATGCCAAGACCATCTGCAACATTACCTTCTGCTGAGTCTTTGGAGTTGCTTTCTTTCCATTAAGTAAAGCCTATCGGAAATCCCCCATTTACAAGTTTTACCTGGTTAGCTACAAATCAGCAGTTGCCTCCCAATTATTTTGACTTGACATATATATGACTATTAAAAATGTTTGTCCTAATTGAGATAAGGAATAAATCAATGATTTCACAGATTATAGAGATCTTCAGGATTAGGAAATTCCCTCTAACAATGCAGGTTGGAACCTGTTTTGCCACTTACAGTTTTAGAATGTCTGACACAGAGGTCCCAGAATGCTGACTTCAGGTTTACAAGTCAGCCTTAATGACAGGTAGAACTTGGGTCTAGATCTTCATGGTTTAGGACAGCTATCACTTCACTATACTTTCCTGCACCTGTAAAACAGAAATTACTTGTTAATTGTAGGggtaattaggtggcacagtggatagtgtccCAGACATGGAGTAAGAaattctcatctttctgagttcaaatctggcctaggcAAGATTTatgtaatcctaggcaagtcacttaaccctgtttgactcagttttctcacatgtaaaatgatctggagaaggaaatggcaaactagtccaGTATTGTTGCCAAGAAGACTCCAAAAGGTATTGAACAACAGAACATTTATAGTTTATATCTGGAATATATGCTCTAGATCTTGCCAATGTTTTCAGGAATCACAATGGTTTGTTTAGACTGCCATACAGAGATTGGCATTTCCACAATTCTTTTCTATGCTCTTGCCCTTTTAGAGTATCAGTTCCAAGGGAAAAGTTATGGATTTCACTCCTGGGCAGCAGGTGGCATCGTGCCATGGCTTGCTAGGCAATTGGGAAACAAAGGATGAAGGATTAAAGAATTTGGGGAAAACCATTTCAGTGATCTAAGCATTTATTtcaatagaagtaaaaaaaaattgtatatgtcTTTTTAACAGACAACAACAAAGTCAGTGAAAATGATGTCAATGAAACGCAAACTTAAAATATTCCACATAGAAAAGCCAGAAGCCAAAGGCATTCAGCTTTATTATGACAACGATGACCTGAGCATGTTTGTAGTGCTACCAGATGACTCCAATGGTCTTAAAGAGGTAAAGTCAAGTATTATTCACAATGACACAATAAGCAGAATTCAATATTTCATCTGACCAGAAGTTGTATGAGGACTTTGACATCTCTGATCATTAATTCAACCTGTCAAGAATCCCAACTTCTGTACTGAGTGGTGTCTTTGGAATGGTATGAGAAACATTGAGGCTGGATCCACACATATAACAAAAGCAAGTTCCTTGTGATTCTTGAAGGAGTTAGCATAAGCAGTAGAGATTTGGTCCTTACTTCCAGTCACAGGACTGTAGAGACCCCACATAACTTGTAGTCAGTTTAGAGGTCAATTCTTCAGTGTTTCAAGTAGATCCAAATTGAGTGAGAACTGAACAATTCATATCTACTGTATCCATTATCTAGTCATTTAtctgtccatttctatttttatatatgtatgcatgtattaaattaacttcagatatttatttaaaaaatctccaGCTGAACATGAAAACCTTTAACACTTTTCCcacaaattatttataaatattaaaaaagtagaatgagaCTTGTATAGACTTTATTGTCATCCTTTTTTCCTGACCAGTAAAAgtgaaattgaataaaatagttATCTGACCCTTGTTATCTAAgaccaaaaatttttttaacaccTTTGAAATAAGTTCATGATAATTTATATGGTCAAATTCAATATCCAAAATTTCAATAGTTAGTATTTATACTAACTATATGGGGAATCCCAAAAATCTAAGGGCAAGTTTAAGCTACTGGAGGTTAATATCTTAATTAGATTAAAGCTGCACTAAAGTTATAAACTTTAtggtttgtaatattttcttattcaatACTGACAATAGTTCTATGAggataggtgccattattatccttgcattaaaaatgaggaaactgaggcaccaagtAGGCTACCAAAGTGGTCATTCCTTTGAGTTGCtgtctaatttctttttcacatGAACTGTAAACTAAAATTATGATATTtgtttaagatatatatatattaaatttaaatcaaaagtcaaaacagtacattttgtttcttaaagtttttatcttttttgcctctgtattttaaatatttcattgataatttcttttttattactataACTATCTActaatcctttttatttttatattatcattttctaATTGCATGTAAATACAATTTTTAGCATGTTTCTTAGcatttgatttccaaattatttcccttgCTCTTCTCTTTGAGAAGGTGagctatttgatataggttatacatgtgcagtcatgcaaaatatatttctatattaattatgttgtgaaagaaaacaaagccaaaaatataaagaaaaattttaaaataattctttgaccAGCAATCATATTCTaacacttctttctctttttcatcataaattcttcagaatttAGGTAGAAACTGTCATTATGTGTGTGGGTCTGTatggaaatacatacatataatcaACGTGGCCTATTAAGGGGAATTAACATTTTCCAGTCctttaggtctgactttatttgtgtcaatgttttgtatttgtgtttatgtagttcttgggtttgtcttggcaggtagaatcccaaggattttatattatctacttattttaaatgggatttctttttttagctctttctgctggactttgttggtccATAGAAATGCAGAACTTtatgaagatttatttttcatcctgtaaattttttaagtttttatttcaattagttttttagttgattgttgtttatttttaactataTCAGGATATCATTTGCAAagggatagttttatttcctcattgtttACTTTCTGCcctcttttttcttgtcttattactATAGCTAGCATTATAACAATAGTcataataatgggcatccttgcttcattcTTTATCTTATTAGGAAGACTCATAGCTTAtttccattacagataatgcatagatacatacatacatatatatatatatatatatatatatatatatatatatatagtataattgagcaaaatagctTCTAacaatagttttaatttcatcttcattggttgtactttttcccttttcctataaTCCTCTAAGTCCTATGCCTTCTGAATTATTACATTTCAAGTCCACAGATTTTacccttttcacttttgatactgctaatttggttttccactttcttttcctttagtcaaATTATGCAATAATTTacctattttattggttttttcaatAACACAAgcccttatttttttatttgttcaatgattttcttactttcattatCATTAATCTCTCATTTGACTTTCAAGGTTTCCAGTGgtgtttaattaaaaatatttaatttgttcatttttccagcctcTTGATCTATATTCAAATTGAGTTCTGTTTCTGTAGTGGAGGAAGCACTATCCCAAGTTTCAGGCTTTTTTTGATGCTATTTTCAGAGCTACCTCTAGGGTgtgtaaattttcagttcttccaaagcgGTATGATCTAAGATGAGGTGGAGTCATATCAGGcttgtgttctggtctgtgaatgattaCAGGAACACTTCTCttccttgaaacaatgaatagGATCCCTGCACCCTTGTAGTTACAGGTGCTAGTGCCCCTTTTAACTCTGGGACTGTAACCCAGAATTGCATATGGGCAATGTGACAGAGTCCTGAACCTAATGATTACTCCCGTAATATCCTGACAAGTTGTCCGACCTTCTTACCATCTGTGAGTTGAGAGCTCTTGAAGCTGAAATATCTCCAAGGCCTGCTGCTGGCATGCTACCACTGTTTATGCTGTAGGTGACCACCATTCCCCTAAGTATGACCTTTTCTGCTAACCTCCTAAATTGTCctgggctgaaaaattgtttcatcctgatcttttgttggttttgctgttccaaaattcagtttgagatgttatttaaagttgtttggaagggaGTTTGAGAGAATTCAAGTGAGTCCCTGacttttctctgtcatcttggctttgGGTTTCTACCTTCcccttttaaatgaaaaattttgctGAATGAGATGTACATATTCATACTAGGATAATATATGAATTTCTTAAGAGTAGGAATAAAGtttgtttctgtttattttccaTAGGTTAAAAGACATTATACTATACAGATGAGTAGATCCCATTTATATGTAACAGAGGCACCAAAGGTTTCTAATCCTCTATTATGAGGCTTTTGAATTGTGTCCACAGGAAACAAGTAATGATGTTAAGATTGATTGGAAAAATCATCTAGCTGCAGAGAAATGGGAGTGTCTGCCTTATCTTAAATTAGTTAATGGTTGTCGTTTGTGtttgaagaggaccatgccaTATAATATGCCTGGCACATTATGGTTATTATAGTTGTACAAATACATCCTTCTCATTGTCACTTCCTTGATATTTCACCTTTGACCTGATTCGTTAGGAAACAGGACTTTTGGTGATGTCTGGATGCTATGGGATCCCTTGACCTCTACCTTCAATATCACTGTCTGGTGGGGCAGGGAAGGAATATTCCTAGAGATGCTTATATCAGACTTCAAACTTTTGTTTTTAAGCTAATCACAATTTACTTTCTTCTATAAACTGCCCTCTATATGGCAGAAGTTAATCACAGAAtagcagaactagaagagatctcagaggttGACAAATGCTTGCCAAAGAAGGTTCTCTTATGGTATATGTTCTCACCTGTAAAGACTTCTCATGAGAGAGAAACCATTATCCTATAGGGCAACTCATTCTACTTTGAAGTGTTTCTAATTAGTATATAGTTTTTCTTTGCACTGGTCCCTACAGAATCTAGTTATGTATTTCTAGTTCTTCCCTCTGGCCCCAAATAGAACAAGTCCAATCCCAATCTTCCATATGATAATCATCCAGAAATCCTGTCCTTCTGAAGCTTTGTCTTCTCCAGTCTAGAATTCCCATTTCCTTCAATAGATAGTCATATGCTACTATTTGAAGACTCTTAATCATATTATAGATCCCTTTTATACAGATACtctataaatgttcatttttcctaTAGATATTCTCCATCTTATCAGTGTAGCAACTAGATTTCAATACCATCCTCTCTACATGTGATCTTTCAAGGGCAGATTTTAATCCTGGAAATTATCAGTTTTAAAGCAGTCCAAGATCAAACTTCTATTCCATAGGGTGGAACTAGTTCCCATATAAAGGAACTAATGGCCATTCCTTACGCATTCTTTCATTGTTTGTCTCCTTGTTTTAAACTGAATTTTCCATCAGTGattgttttcaatattcatttattatttctgattttggAAATTTGTTCATATCTGCCACCCACTCATCTATTGGGGGATGGTgctaaatattatatatgaaaatcaATTCTTATAATATCTTGAATAGTAATAGATACTATTATTGCTTAGATGTTGCCTAAGAATACATTTACATAAACTCATAGAAAGttaaagttgaaagggaccttcTAGCCCAGTCTAGCCCAGCTCACTCATATAGGAAGAGAGACCAAGTGAGTTTGCCAAATTCATGAGGCTGAGTGGTAAATCATATATAAACATCATTTTAGAAGATTAGCAGTCTCAGGAGCACTTTGCATACTTATCATTCATGATTCCCCATTAGACAATATCTGAGGTTAAATATCCAATGTCATCCATAACATAAGACTAATTACAAAGGCAAATAGAATCAGAGgatctaaaagtatattttaGCCTTGACTTTATGACCCAACAATATCATATCATTGTCAATtgttcaaaaaaggaaagaaaaaaatcatcttggtattcaaaaagaaaactgaaaaattttttaaagtttttttttctcttcatgccTTTCCTTATTATATCATAGTAATATCCCCAGATTGAActattccttataacaaagaaaaacagttaaggaAAAGAGCCCATACCAGGGACTACAACAGACATTCGATGTGTAATATTGTAGTGTTCTAATATTCCCCACAGTCCTAGACTTCTTTGCCATGAGGAAGGTGGTTAGTAACAGTTGGGGGAGGCTatgattcttttaaatttaaggcaatgggtttaagtgacttgtccaaggtcacacagctaggtaattaagtgtctgagatcaaatttgaactctggtcttcctgactccaggactagtgctttatctactgcgccacctagctgccttattgGCTTTTTTTCCCTAGATGATCACTGGTTTTTTCAATTACTCAGAGTTGAACTCCATTtgagggattaaaaaaaattgtatagatGGAATCCTTTAAATTGTTCATTTGATTCAACTTATTTTGATCTGTCTCAGTTTGAACCATTTGTTCATATTTCTCTgagttcttcattttctttatttctgtcttcaTAAAAATGGCACTTTGTGTTCATATACCATGGTTTTCCAGATATTCTCCAGTTGATAGGAACCCATTTTGTTTGCTACCATAAAGATtataactatgaatattttggttcaTATGGgacttttactttgtttcttacTTGCTGAGATATATGCACAGTAGAAGAATCACTAATTCAAAGAGGATGAAAAAAAGTTACTTTTCTTGCACAATTCCAAATTCATCTCCACAACTTTTGGACTAGTTTAGAGTTCTATCAACAAGGAATTACAGTATGTGTTCTTCCATGTCTTTCCATCATTAGCCACTGTCATTTTTAGTTATCTTTGTCAATTTTCATGGTGTGAGGTAAAAcctcagagttgatttaatttgaattttcccATTGGATACTATTTGAAAATAGTcacaaaattttcaattttgGAAATTGTTTATTTTGGCCATTCAGTCATCTATTAGGAGAATGATGTTAAGTATTATAtgaatttctaaatatttatatactgCTATATTTGTACCACtatgattattataatttatagattgaatgtcttcatttctttttttaagttgacaaatatctattatttttctctccctccttcctccatccctAATTATCACCCCTAAAACCTTGTAACAACTATGCATAATCACAAAAAAATGCAATTCTATATTGTCCATGTCAAAAAGTGtatcttattttacatattaagTCCATAACTTTTCTATTAGGAGAGGAGTACCATATCTTTTTATCTGTTATCTGGAATCACAGTAAATCACTCTATCAGAACTTTAAAGTCTTTTGAAGTTGTTAATTTTCGTTGTATTATTGTGATAGTATAGATTGTTCTCCTAATCCTGCTCCTTTCTCTTTGTATTATTCCAGACACATCTTCTCAGATGTCTCTGAAACTGTCTTCTTAGTCATTTTTCggaataaattttttcttttccttttaaattttaaattattatttctatttaattgtttaatttctatttaattattatttttatttttttgtttcataaatCTAGCTGGAAAAGACAGTTACTTATGGGAAGTTGAGTGATTGGACTCACGAAGACATGATGGAGCTATATGATGTGCAGCTGTACCTCCCCAAATTCAAACTGGAGGAGAGCTATGATCTCAAATCAACCTTGAGCAGCATGGGGATGAGTGATGCTTTTAGCACAAATCATGCTGACTTTTCAGgcattactgagaaaaaaaatctattcttgtCAGAAGTTTTCCATAAGGCTTTTGTAGAAGTCAATGAGGAAGGTACTGAGGCAGGAGCAAGTACTGCAGGAGAGCATTTAGTTCGGATGAAATTCCCTTCCATAACATTCAATGTGGATCACCCATTCCTATTTTTCATTAAGCACAAAAAAACTAATAGTATTCTCTTCTATGGAAGAGTCTACTCCCCCTAGATGTTGCCTCTCACTCACAATGCAAGATtaacttccagctctaaaaatgCACCAAAAGATGGAAGTATTCATTTGATCTGAAAAACAACTATATCACTTGATTCTCCTTTATATATCCAGGCTAATAAGGAAgtcatgataaaaataattttgaaatatggcATTTTGTCAAAGTTACCACTTTTAAGCACAATTAATACCTGGAAttataatttagattttttataACTCTGTtgttttttgctattattattattattattattatggcaaATTGCATTGTCTGCCATTATTTAGCCATTTAACTCTATAATTATTGCCATTAGCAAGATAGGAAAAAATCACTGATCTCTTGAAATATAGATGAATCAGTCTCATTATTGATATCATTGAGTGCTATTATTTAAATTCTTCTTGATGGCTAACTGGTTTTGTGAAAAATTTCtaattcaaaaatgtttattagtAGTTTATCAGGTAATATTCTGCTATgttgctttttttctattaattttcgAAGCCTAAAAACTATTAACTCTCTCTtgtttgtaaaatttaaatattagtcaAATGTCTACTTTGGCATTTAAATATATGGGTAGTTGTAACAGGAAAATGACTCCTAAAAAGACATGGTGCTGaactttcaaatgaaattttgttAGGGTGTCATAgctccatttttaaatttttaaaaaaactttatttgtaTACCCAATGTTTTATATTAATGGTAGttaaataagatgaaaaatgattcttttataatctttttacATATCTTTTATATGTTTTGATCAATGTTAgttatttaggatttttatatcattttggtGTGGGAGGCAGATTATAAAAGGAGTGCAAAAATGACAATCAGGCAAGAGTAAAGAAAATACCTAGGGAATTTAAATGGACTCACATTCAAAAAAGATCAATTCTGTTtcagaaagtaaaagaaatgaaattgtaTCTCATCTGAAATGAAATTGTAATGAAGAAATTTTACCTAATCTTGGgaaatgactcatttttatatAGCTCTAAGATTCACAAaatcaattttttcccccaatctttttAAGGAGAGAATGCAAAAGTATTAacatccacattttacagaagaggttGAGAaatgtaaagtgacttgtctaggatcatgcaattaaaaattaccagagctgagatttgaacctaaatctttGAATCTCAAATCCAAAATTAGGTGGGCCAGTGGATAGCCTGGAAGACTCAAGTTAAAGCCTCACCTCAGATATTGttaacttctctcagcctcagttttctcatctgtataatggtaGTAATAATAGAACCCACTTCACAAGGTGAAGaccaaatgagttaacatataaagaattttgcaaaacTTTAAATGCTAATGAAATGTtagttatttatattcatatttcccATTATAACCTACTGTCTCTTAAATATTGAATCACTGTTGGAATAAAAtaatctgggtttaaatctttTGGCCTACTGTTCTATTATTAGTAAAGGGTTAAATTCAATAATCTGTAAAGTctttttgaactcaaaatctatgaaaatgtttttataaaacattgaaaaaatgtaCTCATCAGAATTAAGTTGCTAATGCTTTAGAAATCAGAATAGGACCTACCAgcaaaacattaaataataatttaaagggagggaaaaagatatttaatgaaatagaggacattcttttttaattatataaataccttttgttttccaattatatacaacaatagtttctatctataatttttgaaatgattttgaattttacacatttccccccaccctctgtttcctcccccttccctttcacagaaggcagtctaataatctttactttgtttccatgctatacattgaacaaaattgaatgtattgaaagaagaatcatatccttgaagaaaaataaaatattagagatagcaaaattatgtaatacataagacaactttttttttaattgaaggtaatagtctttagtctttgtttaaactccacagtcctttctctggatacagatggaattctccatcgcagatactctaaaattgtccctgattattgcactgatggaatgagcaagtccattagggttgattACCatccacatgttgctgttagggtgtacaatgttcttctggttctgctcatctcactcagcattagttcatgcaaatctttccaggcttctctgaaatcccatccctcctggtttctaatagaacaattgtgttctataatgtacatataccacaatttagtcagccattccccagctgatggacatTGACTCAATtgtcagttctttgctaccacaaacagagctgccgtgaatattttttttttacaagtaatgtatttcccttttttcatgatctcttcagggtatagacccagtagaggtctggatcaaagggtatgtacatttttattgccctttgggtgtagaaATAGAGGACTTGCAAGAATTCTTGATGAAGAGACCAg
This window harbors:
- the SERPINB10 gene encoding serpin B10 — its product is MDSLTTSNNQFALEFSKKLAESTGDKNIFFSPWSISTALAMIYLGARGNTATQIEQVLQLNKAQGAETTSPHFEKKRKTELGPSKAEDIYSDVQALMSEINKPNNSYLLKTANRLYGEKSYPFHSEYLENIKKYFDAEPQSVNFLENADQIRAKINSWVESQTEGKIVKLLPDDSIDSMTRLVLVNAIYFKGKWKEQFKTKDTIEKPFRVNQTTTKSVKMMSMKRKLKIFHIEKPEAKGIQLYYDNDDLSMFVVLPDDSNGLKELEKTVTYGKLSDWTHEDMMELYDVQLYLPKFKLEESYDLKSTLSSMGMSDAFSTNHADFSGITEKKNLFLSEVFHKAFVEVNEEGTEAGASTAGEHLVRMKFPSITFNVDHPFLFFIKHKKTNSILFYGRVYSP